Genomic segment of Siniperca chuatsi isolate FFG_IHB_CAS linkage group LG16, ASM2008510v1, whole genome shotgun sequence:
GGTTAGGAACTCAacttttattagttttattttcaaatcttcTTTCGTACTCATTGAAGCTCAAGGGGCCAAACAAAAAACTGTCTGTTCACAACATGTCTATGATCTGCTCTGTGACTGGTGAGTTTTATGACAATggttttttatttactgtatgtatatatatttccaCAGCAGTTTTTGTGGAGTTAGCAtgtggaatgaaaaaaaaatctgcatctgTGGTGGATAACGAGGACAAAAGCTGCATTTACACATGAATCACACAGGCAATTTAAGAAAATTTAAGGGCATTTTCAACTATATTGACAATATTAATACTGactacattgtttttctgtttgaatCCTGAATTTAACCATGTGAGGATTTTGGGGTATAGGTTAGGgatattgtgtatgtgtttgttttttgtatgaaaacatCATCTTAGAGATTTTTGACAGTcgagagaggacaggaaatgaggggtcAGCATCTTAACCTGTAAACCACAGGGACGCCTCTGTGCACCAGTTAAATTTGAATACAGTGAGACACACACTCGTAGAATCAGATGTACTCTAATAAAAATTGTTTCAATTTCTTAACCACATAGCATAACGCACATAACTTACCACAACTTACCATAGATGACAGTTGGTTCATTTGTGACAGAAATGTCTTCCTGTATGTCTGATTATCCAGAACCAATAAATTCACTACATAGTTTAATTCTTACCTAAATGTTTAGTGATTACACGTCCACTTCATGTTAAACTGTAGACTGGGCCTGAATGATCTGTGTCTGACCTCTAAGCTCAGTACAGATGTGGATGGTTTTGCATTTGTTACATTTAAGGTGTGTAATAGTTTTTTACTGTCTTGCAATCAgcattcagatcttttactttgTTACatataaaagtcctgcattcaaaatcttacataagtaaaagtaaaaaagtattagCATAAAAATATACCTAAAATACTAATTAGTGATGTTAATGTgcacatcactttaatgttgcagctggtaaaggtggggataatttgaactgctttatatactgctgggtatcTTAACATAATATACCATAATCTATTAGTTGATTTACatattgtattaataatctaaatctgcaaagtagctagtaactaaagctatcaaataaatgtagtggagtaaaagaacaatatttgtCTCCAAAAtgaagtggagtagaagtataaagtagcatgaaatggaaatacctCAGACTTGTACTCAAGTAccgtacttgagtaaatgtacttagttacattccaccaccgCTTGCAGTGTGCATTTAAATTTCACAGAATGGAATATATATGTGCAAAGTTACTTCTGCTACTAAAATACTGAGAAGAAaaactttaatatattttcttctgGTTATGAGTCATTGGTTGTAGATATACATTAAGGAGACATACATATtaataaaacagacacacaaacacaaaaccccCGGAGGCTGACTACTGCGGAAATCCACCCTCTGCTAACTCACACTGAAACCTGTGGTTTGTAACAGAGGCAGGAGTATAATGCAACAAGACTGCACTTATACGGACATGTAATAACCAACAAAGTTGGGTAGGAGAGctaaaaatttaataaaaagtagTATGAAGCCTTCTGTGGCTCACAAAGGATCGTTGCAAAGACTaggaaatgtattcaaatgacATCACCTGAGTAAATTAAGGTTTGGTTTGGAAGAAGTGACATGGAAAGTCCGCCTTCAAATTTGGGCGGTGCGGTGGGGTGTGGGTGGGAAGAGGAGGACGTTATTTGCCAGCATCACAGATCAAGGCTCACGGCAAATTAGCTAATCTTAGCTTCTGCGTTATATATAACGTATTAATGAGCTTTATGactgctggtaggtggattttgttaccgttgGAGCCAGGCTATGGGttttcctctgcttccagtctttatgctgagctaagctaactggtggctggctgtagccttatatttagcgtaaacatgagagtggtagtgGAGGGgctccttgtcatgtttcagatgtctatgagttgttagcagttccaccaaagagagatttcccctctaaacttctgatagtttcatttaaataattgttcaaGGCCCAAACAGGTTAAATGAcccattatttcacaaaaaagcaaagattagcaaaatcctttttcttctttcctccctcattaattaattatgtcacgacccctcagatttatcttgggacccTTTGCTGGGGCCTGACCCCGAGGTTGGGAGCCATTGGAGTAAACTACCTAACTATCTATAAAGTAGTAGCTTCACATCAACTGTCTACAACATTCAAATGCTAAcaatgcttttacttttgatacttaaactacattttgctgataatacttctgtatttttactgaaGTAGGATTTTAATGAGGGACTTGTACTtctaatggagtatttttacactaaCATGTTGGTACTTTTACCtatgtaaaggatctgaatactttgtGGTAGCTGTAAAACCTCAGGCTGCTTGCTTGTGTCCTTATTTCTTTCTGCTACAGGTAGGTCTCGCTGACAGACATGCTTATATGCAAATGTAATAGGACATCTCCAAGACTCCCTTCGTTGTGCCATGAATGAGTATTTTCACCGAACCAACAGTAAATCATGTTCATTGAGTAATTGTGCTCACAAGACTATGTATgtatacgtacacacacacacacacacacacagacacgcataTGAAGTAGCATGGAGGGTGGCAGGAcatcaaaatacaaatatggGTCTGAAactatttaaagaaaaactggGTGATGATGTCACCGCACTGACATCATTTGAGGTGTGGTTCTGGAGCAGGAGGTCACTTTATCTAGAAATGTCTAGGAAGTCTAACAAAGTAAGAGCACTGGGAGTTAAACTTGCCACCTACAGTCTGGTCTTGTTCATCATATACTTTTCCTCAAGTGTGTTTCATTTCAGCATTGACCCCAGACAGTAGCCATCTGAGAGGTTTGATTTGGTACATAACTCCATAACTGACTACACTGTGGTTTAGCTGACAGAAAAGTTGAGTTGAGATACTTCAGACACCATCTCACTGAGCTGTTCTCAAGAGTGCAATCACCAATTAGATTAAACAATTCCTCATTTTGCTGCAGTCTACCAAGAGCAATAAAAACCTGGCTTTGGAAACCACTGTGAAACATTTTCGGATTTCAGAGAAtgtgaaaagagagaagagccACATCTGCTGGTCACAGAGGTACATCACACACTAAACTGCAAATAAAGGGCAGCTGAAGTAGAGATTGTCGCTAatttacacagaaataaaagaaagtgaTGTTATTTTTAACTAATTCACAAAATCCTGTTTTACTCATGCTTGTCTAAAGAGTTCAATTTGATTGTTTGTGCCGGACTATCAAGCCTTTGatcaacaaagagaaaataaatatcctatatgatttttaataaaatatcgGAAAACATTTTAAGCACGTGATTTATTGGAAAATAGCTTATATCTAATCTTTCAATGCATCACTTGAAACCACATTAAAACAGGCAAAAGAACAGAtaacaaaaaaagttattttgcatttatttttaagctAATAGAAAAATATTCTGTATAAAAGTAGAGAAAGCTGAAGATAGATTGCAGGTTACCACTACACCACCCCTTCTGCGTGGCTCAGCGAGCTTTAAAGTGTGGTGTTAAAACACACGTTGGGTCAGTTAGATTTTACACCCAGAGCTGTGTTGGTATGGTCCCACTCTTTGGCGGTGATGATATTCTGGACCCACGGCTCAGACGGGTTGGTACAGAGTTCAGCACCACTGATCATCGTAAAActgaaacagagacaaagactgTTGATGCCgttttcagtgtcagtttttGGTGACAGATActctttttcattaaaaaattaaCACTGAGAGTCTGTTTCCAAtaaatttatattaacatttgaaCTTATGTAGATACTGTGCATTTGTTACCATTTGTTGTTTATATGTGAATCTTCCTGTGTATGAATACACAGGAAGTATGTTTGTATAATTAAACATACATGGCCAATAAAGTTGATTGTGAACTTGTAAGGTTGAAGTTTAATAGCAGGAGATAAGACACTCACATCACAGCTTCCTTTGAACACCGCGGGTCTGTGTATCTGTACCTCACCACCCTCCTTATAGGCAACCTTTTGgggtaaaactgaaaacagcagtcATCTGGACCAGAGCTGGCTGGACCAGAGCTGCCTGGATCAGAGCTGCCTGGATCAGAGCTGACTGGATCAGAGCTGACTGGATCAGAGCTGACTGGATCAGAGCTGTCTGGGAAAccaagaaagaaacagaaatgttatgGACATAAAGTGGTATTCAACACAAAACCTTTACATCAACATAAAGTTGTCTCATTTCACTTTGTACCCTTTAGAGAACACAAATAAGCTGCTGAAGAAGGCCGTGGTTTGgtttgattctgatctgattcaaCATTTTgctaaataacaaaaactattaaatcaTTTATTGCTCTTACTTTACAAGTAttcattaaaatacataaatctaCTGCCCTGGAGTGCCTCATTGTATCAGCAGCTGAAAAGGCAAACGGTCAGTTTCCTGTCCTCCACAGTGGATCTCTACGAGAGGGATTTTGACTTTGACAGTTTACGCACACAGCTTGATATGTTTTGATGTTCTGGATCACAGTTATATCCACGGGCACCGTGGATAATCCGCGGATAGGGTGGGCCGgatcataaaaatgaacattctgattaatagtGGATGCGGGTAGGTGAAATAGGGTGACGCTCTCCCTATTAACATTTCCCCATTTACACACAAGGCACAGCAAAGTAacttaattgattatttaaatctctcATGATCAgtcaggatctaatgttaattaatattctgtgttcttctacacatccaagaggtcacacacagtccaggttcatacacTGAAACAGTTTGGAGTAAAGAACACATCACTGTCACTAGTTAAATAGTAAAACATTTGAGCCTCAGTAGTTAACTAGTAAggtcaaaaaagtatttaactAGTTAACTAGTGGACATTTTGGCTCTTACTAGTTAAAGTTGGTGTAtacgattctggagaaatccaataccataaCAAATACCAAAAGGCCTTAACTACAAGGTATAAGGTggattgattaatcatttaacaacacagggttgtataatgataataacaatttGAGTTGTATTTCCCTTTACTGCtgctactcaaaaacaaatgttatataCAAAAATTGTATACAGTAGatgagtgaataaataataagtcatagaaataaaaatattttacatggtggTAATAACATCAACGagctgattggcacatgttcttagtacacggccagggatgttatcaggcccagcaacTTTACttatattcactctcagcaggattcttctcacatccgctgtggatactgacaatGGCCGGCCTTCTGGACGCAGAGTAGACTTTatagctgactctttgttggggagatcaaaatgagcataaaatgtgttaaggTCAGCTGGTaatgtggcctcacacatgatgaaggcgctcctgcttttgtagcctgtgatgtttttgatcacctgccacatatctttggtgctGTTGGTgatgaggtctctctccagtctctcctgatgtctcaaCTTTGCCtctttgatgccagctttcagtcttgctctggcGGTGTTCCTTGTCTCCTGAccgaaaagcagcttttttggctctgagtagagccctcacctctccattcatccaggctttctggttggggaatgattttattgtctttgtgatcaccacatcatcaacacatttgctgatgtatgatgtcactgatgatgtatgTATTCCTCAAGGTTGATGTGGTTCCCCTGGACGccggcatctctgaacatgagccagtctgtgcactcaaaacagtcctgtagagctgtagcttcatctgtccacactttaactgtttttactgatggtttgaccATTTTATCAGCTAGGTGTAAGTAGACAGtagaagcagggaaatatggtctAACTGACTAAAATGGGGGTGAGGGAGGGCTTTGTAGCGGCCAGGAATGTTCGTGTACACATGGTCCAGTGTATTTGTTCCCCTGGTGGGTATGCggacatgctggtggaatttaggtaaaatagttctgaggtctgtttgattaaaatcaccagctacaataaaaattTACATATTTTGCCTTGTGACTactgatgacctcatacagttcctgtaatgcattttttgaatttgcatctggagaaacagcagcaacaaaaacactggtggttctctgggcagataatatggttgACATTTTACCAATAAAAATTCCACATCTGGCAAACATTGTCCATATACTTTGACTGTGTTTGAGCAACTAGCATTATTTATGTAAACACAGACTCTGCCACCTCTCGTCTTACTCgagtcttgtgttctgtcagtGTGGAACACGCTCCGCCCGTCGAGTGCAATAGCTTGATCCAGGATATTGTGGTGGAACAAGGTCTCAGCAAAGATGAGGGCACagcagtctctgatttcctTTTTGCTGAGTCTtatctcatccattttattttcctgagaCCGGACGTTAGCCAGGAGTAGGCTGGGTAGTGGAATAGCCTTAGGTCCAACCTGGGTTAGTCTAGCTCTTATTCcagctctttttcctctcttcctggtTCGATCACAAAGCTTGCGATAACATTTGGCTCGGCTGGTCTTGTTGTCTGGACAGGAGCTGCTGTGAGCAGTGATCATCTCAAGGTCcactgcacttaatccaatccctgcacttccttttccgatgTTGATGAGTGTATTACTGTCATAAGTAATACGTGCTTCAGTAATGAAGGCGAGAagataacaaattaaaacaaaaatgtagcaaagtttgaGGGAGGTATTGGCAGCCACATCTACATGTGCCATCTTTGTCACGGTGACCTAGTTAACTAGTCAGCATTTTGGCCTTCACTAGTGTAACTAGTTAACATTTTGACATTCACTTGTTCAACTAGTAAACATTTTGAGCCTCAATAGTTAACTAGTAAGGTCAAAAGAGACTTTAACTAGTTCAACTAGTGAGCATTTTGGACCTCGCTAGCTAttatttaagttaaaatgtctCTCACTAGTGTAACTAGTAGATATTGTGGATCTCACTAGTTAACTAGTAAAGATTTTGAGCCTCACTAGTAAGACTTTCAACATTACTAGTACAGTCCAGTGTGCCACTAGTGAGACCAAATGTCCAACTAGTGCTGACAAAGACTGAACTAGTGGAGGAAACCAACGTCTGATATCAAGGATATTGAATAAATGCTCAAAGGGCTTTCTGTACATCTActtctgctactactactactcagACTGTCCTTACCAGAAAATGTCCACATAGgttgtgcaagcagcttattacaactcatgtttacgtttattgtaggatgcaacctctagtggtcgtggtaattatgacaggagcaaaggaggaagtcaggtgacttAGTATAAAGAACGAGAAAGTCTGCTTCTGGAGGAGGTgggctggatggatggatggcacaaacaaacaaaggacttGCCTTAAAGGTAGGGTATgtaattctaatccaatacacatctttttgtcaaagtagcaggagagttgtgagtatcgctgtctggagctggtttgctggctctgggaaacagtctcgtcctctctggctgttagctttgcagcagcacagttgctgctgctgctgcttagtGGCAGAATGGTTAATTGAATGTGGTACAAAACCACATGGTGTGGGGTTTGTATCTGGCTGTATTCCTTTTAgaatagttttttttccaaactgcATACAGTTCCACATGTTAGATTGGATGATTGATTACACCTGCAGCAGTGTCTGATTTGTTTTAAGATGTGTTTAACACACATCTCCTTTTTAACTGTCAATGATTTCAATTACCATTATGGTCAGTAGCAGAGTGGTTAGAGTACATGGTGCGAGTTAACACACTCTGTGGCAACGGTTTGAATCCTGATGCTGGAAAGCTTAGGTAAGGGGCAAGAATCAGCAGAGATTTCTATAGGAGTGGAGCGCCGTATCATTGGACTGTCACACCAACCTCTAATGACACGGAGAAAGAAATTGGGCATGATTTGTGCCAGTGAAAGTTGCAAGGCTAGTAGCTAACGTTACACCACACACCATAGTCCTACCTCAGAAGTTTTCCCCCACTATTTGTCAACATGCCTCTTGTCGAAATGAGCGCCATGGCATCTATAATGAGACCGAAGCTCCGTGCGGAGCCGGGATATGTTCAAACAAGTGTTTTGTACTAAACGCTGTTGTAGGCAAAAGAAGGATGGGCAGTCTTTTCATTGCTGGTTGATTCTGTGTTTGCAAAGGTTCTCTTGAAGCTGCGTGCTGAAGATATTGAGATTGAGTGTGCGGGGGCTGCgcagtgtgtgcacatgcacagaGTGTGCGGGGGCTGCgcagtgtgtgcacatgcacaagcaGTGATTGACACTGCGTTAGAGACTCCTGGCTCTTATCGGTTGTTTTAGTTCGGGTTCGGATTATTGCAAATTACATTAGGAGTACTAGGAGGAGCCAGAGCAACCTGATTTTTTTCACAGATTATTTCATGTACTACTGTCAGGAATATAGTGACAATTTCAGCAAATGCCAAAAAGTTACTCTAACTTTAATGTGAATCATTATAAAGAATCTGATGTTTTTGCTTACCATAAAGGGCTTGAATCCCATGCCTGTCATCATCTGGCAGCCTGTATCCGCTTGTGTTGACGTATTTATAAATGGGGTACATTAGTGCATGTCTGTCCCTGGAGTGATCCAGGCCCAGAGCGTGGCCAAACTCATGAGCCGCCACCAGCAATAGGTTCACACCTCAACAAAACAATTACTAATcagatgtattttattttatttacagtacatttgctttttcatgcaggtatttattttcatcaatGGGCAAATTCATGTGATTTACAGCATTAGAGAAAATAGGCTACTTGTTGAAAAGGAAGTAAAAACTAAATCATTAGGGCAATTCTGCTGAATATATATAGGCTTCATTTCTTCCTCACACTCAGAACTGAACTGCTATACATGGGACTGCACAGATTATATACTTCTTCCCCAGTACACAGGGCAGCTTCAGCTTTACTAAAACGTAGAATATATTTACCTCCTTGGGTGAGAGTCCAGGTTTCATCATCATCGAAGTGTGTGTCCCCTCCCTCATCCTCTCCAGGAGCGTAAGCATGAGCCAAAACTCCACCCTGTCCGTCAAAAGACTGAAAGTCCCCATGATCTGCAATAGTTTCAGGGTGTAAGTCTATAATTGAATGCAGAGAAAATGATTCCCATAGCTGGCATCACTAATGTAGCCATGTTTAAGGgcattgtctgtctgtttgtcagtcagtccaccactttgtctcacagagccgctagtatggctgtagagtcttgtcttgttattttatttaccaGTAGATGTTTAGGATGTGTTTAAATACCTCTTGTTTAATCCAGACTCACATTTGACCGTGAAGAGGATCATGATGTCCGCAGTATCGTTGTAGATCTGTTTAAAGTCCAATGGGATCACATCGCTGTAGAGCTGGAAGGCCTGAGCAATGGTTGCATCCACCTGTCTCTGGGTCAGATCTGGAGTATACTGAGTGATCCTGttcaaataatattatatactCTATGTTGTTATCATAATCATCTTTGGgtgatgtttatatatttaaccACCAAACATAAAATTATGTGACAAAAGTATTGACAATATTAACATGTATGTGACGTCCAGTTACCTGTATGTAATCAGCCTTTTCCCCCATTTGGGTTTAA
This window contains:
- the LOC122863585 gene encoding collagenase 3-like isoform X2; translated protein: MKNSSMRSITENSFSQDLQAMQAFFGLEVTGVLNEETVEVVKAPRCGVPDINRYEHFPFKPKWGKRLITYRITQYTPDLTQRQVDATIAQAFQLYSDVIPLDFKQIYNDTADIMILFTVKYHGDFQSFDGQGGVLAHAYAPGEDEGGDTHFDDDETWTLTQGGVNLLLVAAHEFGHALGLDHSRDRHALMYPIYKYVNTSGYRLPDDDRHGIQALYVSSDPVSSDPVSSDPGSSDPGSSGPASSGPDDCCFQFYPKRLPIRRVVRYRYTDPRCSKEAVIFTMISGAELCTNPSEPWVQNIITAKEWDHTNTALGVKSN
- the LOC122863585 gene encoding collagenase 3-like isoform X1; this translates as MKNSSMRSITENSFSQDLQAMQAFFGLEVTGVLNEETVEVVKAPRCGVPDINRYEHFPFKPKWGKRLITYRITQYTPDLTQRQVDATIAQAFQLYSDVIPLDFKQIYNDTADIMILFTVKYHGDFQSFDGQGGVLAHAYAPGEDEGGDTHFDDDETWTLTQGGVNLLLVAAHEFGHALGLDHSRDRHALMYPIYKYVNTSGYRLPDDDRHGIQALYDSSDPVSSDPVSSDPVSSDPGSSDPGSSGPASSGPDDCCFQFYPKRLPIRRVVRYRYTDPRCSKEAVIFTMISGAELCTNPSEPWVQNIITAKEWDHTNTALGVKSN
- the LOC122863585 gene encoding collagenase 3-like isoform X3 yields the protein MKNSSMRSITENSFSQDLQAMQAFFGLEVTGVLNEETVEVVKAPRCGVPDINRYEHFPFKPKWGKRLITYRITQYTPDLTQRQVDATIAQAFQLYSDVIPLDFKQIYNDTADIMILFTVKYHGDFQSFDGQGGVLAHAYAPGEDEGGDTHFDDDETWTLTQGDSSDPVSSDPVSSDPVSSDPGSSDPGSSGPASSGPDDCCFQFYPKRLPIRRVVRYRYTDPRCSKEAVIFTMISGAELCTNPSEPWVQNIITAKEWDHTNTALGVKSN